One genomic segment of Pseudonocardia sp. T1-2H includes these proteins:
- a CDS encoding FAD-dependent monooxygenase: MQPRRVAVLGGGPGGLYVARLLKLAYPACEVRVYEQGDPDTTFGFGVGLAAGTQRKLEAADPDTLRELVAGGLRHDMTMQVGGHVARVRNDRLIGIARTELLAVLQRHAEKAGVELEFGGRRRAEELDADVIVAADGVSSATRENGAFGGQVEVGKGLYLWCGTEFALDAAVFAPVETEHGVFVTHAYPYSGGRSTFLIETDEETWRRVGFDVTTAALESDGTPFDASDETSLRYLEQVFAEQLRGRPLIGNRTRWLRFRTVRCDRWAQGNTVLLGDAAHTAHFSIGSGTKLAMEDAIALVEALREAPDVATAFTRYEEVRRPAVERLQELARRSQLWWESFPSRTRLPVERLMVAYMSRAGNVPLDRFAQTSPDIVDAALRQYGSGQPTAGELVDWVLDRPLTHGDRSFSNRTAVPELQRLVADLGDPWSPEGDALVARARGTDGVLITGSAARPALLTRLDLAERIRLETGALTAVQGPAALRDDLAAGLVSGRTDLVALTEEIA, translated from the coding sequence ATGCAGCCACGACGAGTCGCGGTGCTGGGCGGGGGCCCGGGCGGGCTCTACGTCGCGCGCCTGCTGAAGCTCGCGTACCCCGCGTGCGAGGTCCGCGTGTACGAGCAGGGGGATCCGGACACGACGTTCGGGTTCGGGGTCGGGCTCGCCGCCGGCACGCAGCGCAAGCTCGAGGCCGCGGATCCCGACACGCTGCGCGAGCTGGTCGCGGGCGGCCTGCGGCACGACATGACGATGCAGGTCGGGGGACACGTCGCCCGGGTGCGTAACGACCGGCTGATCGGCATCGCCCGCACCGAGCTCCTCGCCGTGCTGCAACGGCACGCCGAGAAGGCCGGCGTCGAGCTCGAGTTCGGCGGCCGACGCAGGGCCGAGGAGCTCGACGCGGACGTTATTGTCGCCGCGGATGGCGTGTCGAGCGCGACCCGCGAGAACGGCGCGTTCGGCGGGCAGGTCGAGGTCGGCAAGGGCCTCTACCTGTGGTGCGGTACCGAGTTCGCGCTCGACGCCGCGGTGTTCGCGCCGGTCGAGACCGAGCACGGGGTCTTCGTCACGCACGCCTATCCCTACTCGGGCGGCCGCTCGACCTTCTTGATCGAGACCGACGAGGAGACCTGGCGTCGCGTGGGGTTCGACGTCACCACTGCGGCGTTGGAGTCCGACGGCACGCCGTTCGACGCCTCCGACGAGACCTCCCTGCGGTACCTGGAGCAGGTCTTCGCCGAGCAGCTGCGCGGCCGTCCGCTGATCGGGAACCGGACGCGCTGGCTGCGCTTTCGCACCGTCCGCTGCGACCGCTGGGCGCAGGGGAACACGGTGCTGTTGGGCGACGCCGCGCACACCGCCCACTTCTCCATCGGCTCCGGCACCAAGCTGGCGATGGAGGACGCGATCGCGCTGGTCGAGGCGCTGCGGGAGGCCCCGGACGTCGCTACCGCGTTCACCCGGTACGAGGAGGTCCGACGCCCCGCGGTCGAGCGGCTGCAGGAGCTGGCCCGGCGCAGTCAGCTGTGGTGGGAGTCGTTCCCGTCGCGCACCCGGCTGCCGGTGGAGCGCCTGATGGTGGCGTACATGTCCCGGGCGGGGAACGTCCCGCTGGACCGGTTCGCCCAGACTAGCCCTGACATCGTCGACGCGGCCCTGCGCCAGTACGGCAGCGGGCAGCCCACGGCGGGCGAGCTCGTGGACTGGGTGCTCGACCGGCCGCTCACCCACGGGGACCGGTCGTTCTCGAACCGCACCGCCGTCCCCGAGCTGCAGCGGCTGGTTGCCGACCTCGGCGACCCCTGGTCGCCGGAAGGGGACGCGCTGGTCGCGCGGGCCCGCGGAACGGACGGCGTGCTGATTACCGGGTCCGCGGCCCGCCCGGCTCTGCTCACCCGGCTCGACCTGGCCGAACGGATCCGGCTGGAGACCGGCGCGTTGACCGCGGTGCAGGGACCGGCCGCGCTGCGCGACGATCTCGCCGCCGGGTTGGTCAGCGGCCGCACCGATCTGGTGGCGCTCACCGAGGAGATCGCATGA
- a CDS encoding (2,3-dihydroxybenzoyl)adenylate synthase, with amino-acid sequence MTLVPYPEAAVRRYREAGLWGTATIATEFHRIARAHPDRDAVVALEGRLTFAELDQRTDLLAAGLAGLGLRPGDPVLFQLANRLEAVVAWYGVLKAGLIPVATLAAHRGHEIGEISRRVGAVAHLIEAEGRGFDLVGFAQEQRRDHPTLRHVLVLGDDPRGVPIAALGRDKDPADARALVEKIQRDIDPDAVAVYQLSGGTTGVPKVIPRLHAEYWYNAAEYARSWGWTCETRVAHLIPIIHNAGIVCAVHGPHSVGACLVLGTPDLDESLPLMAREGATHVLLGHGHYRAVDHPDFDAAAKALTQLVLSGSKVPPALFDALEARGLWSGQLFGMGEGLFLTTRPGAPREARLTTVGTPLSVLDEVRILDPGSEADVAEGEVGELCARGPYTLPGYFDAPEHNARAFTSDGFYRTGDLAAFVTIEGERYVSIEGRLKDLINRGGEKINAEEVELLLLRHPRITAVAVVPMPDPRLGERTCAYVVVEGAELTLFEVREHFAALEVAKFKWPERIEHLPEIPRTLVGKTDKKRLAADIAQKVSTAQ; translated from the coding sequence ATGACACTCGTCCCGTACCCCGAGGCAGCCGTCCGCCGATACCGCGAGGCGGGCCTGTGGGGTACCGCCACGATCGCCACCGAGTTCCACCGGATCGCGCGCGCCCACCCGGACCGGGACGCCGTCGTCGCGCTGGAGGGGCGGCTCACCTTCGCCGAGCTCGACCAGCGGACCGACCTCCTCGCCGCGGGGCTGGCCGGGTTGGGGTTGCGGCCCGGTGATCCGGTGCTGTTCCAGCTCGCCAACCGGCTCGAGGCCGTGGTCGCCTGGTACGGCGTGCTCAAGGCCGGGCTGATCCCCGTGGCCACGCTCGCCGCGCACCGCGGACACGAGATCGGCGAGATCAGCCGCCGCGTCGGCGCGGTCGCCCACCTGATCGAAGCGGAAGGGCGCGGCTTCGACCTCGTCGGGTTCGCCCAGGAGCAGCGGCGCGACCACCCGACGCTCCGGCACGTGCTCGTCCTGGGCGACGACCCGCGCGGCGTGCCGATCGCCGCACTCGGTCGGGACAAGGACCCCGCCGACGCCCGCGCCCTGGTCGAGAAGATCCAGAGGGACATCGACCCCGATGCCGTGGCCGTCTACCAGCTCTCGGGCGGCACCACCGGCGTGCCCAAGGTGATCCCTCGTCTGCACGCCGAGTACTGGTACAACGCCGCCGAGTACGCCCGGTCCTGGGGCTGGACCTGCGAGACCCGGGTCGCGCATCTGATCCCGATCATCCACAACGCCGGCATCGTCTGTGCGGTCCACGGTCCGCACAGTGTCGGCGCCTGCCTCGTCCTCGGCACCCCCGACCTCGACGAGTCGCTCCCGCTGATGGCCCGCGAGGGCGCCACCCACGTCCTGCTCGGGCACGGCCATTACCGCGCCGTCGATCATCCCGACTTCGACGCCGCCGCCAAGGCGCTGACCCAGCTCGTCCTGTCCGGCAGCAAGGTCCCGCCCGCGCTGTTCGACGCTCTGGAGGCCCGGGGGCTCTGGTCGGGGCAGCTGTTCGGGATGGGCGAGGGGCTGTTCCTGACGACCCGGCCCGGCGCGCCGCGGGAGGCGCGACTGACGACGGTGGGGACCCCGCTGTCCGTGCTTGACGAGGTGCGGATCCTGGATCCCGGTTCCGAGGCCGACGTCGCCGAGGGGGAGGTCGGCGAGCTGTGCGCGCGCGGTCCGTACACGCTGCCCGGCTACTTCGACGCACCCGAGCACAACGCCCGTGCCTTCACCTCCGACGGCTTCTACCGCACCGGCGACCTGGCCGCGTTCGTGACGATCGAGGGCGAGCGGTACGTCTCCATCGAGGGCCGGCTCAAGGACCTGATCAACCGCGGCGGCGAGAAGATCAACGCCGAGGAAGTGGAGCTGCTCCTGCTCCGTCACCCGCGGATCACGGCGGTCGCCGTCGTGCCGATGCCGGACCCGCGGCTCGGCGAACGGACCTGCGCCTACGTGGTGGTGGAGGGCGCGGAGCTGACCTTGTTCGAGGTGCGGGAGCACTTCGCCGCCCTCGAGGTCGCCAAGTTCAAGTGGCCCGAACGCATCGAACACCTCCCCGAGATCCCCCGCACCCTCGTCGGCAAGACGGACAAGAAGCGCCTGGCCGCCGACATCGCCCAGAAAGTGAGTACCGCCCAGTGA
- a CDS encoding maleate cis-trans isomerase family protein — protein sequence MTHRIGLVVPSSNVTVETEIPALLGRHAESFSFHSSRMRMHQVSPEELKAMNAQRERCVDELADAHVDALLYACLVALMAQGPGEHQRVEKAVRVQLPDTPILSSAGALVDGLNALGARRIGLVTPYMRPLAEQVVAYLEAEGFTVVDWAALEVGDNTEVGCIPGDRVMEAARGLDLTGADALVISACVQMPSLNLVAPAEEEFGLPVLSAATAGAYALLTGLGLDPVLPGAGRLLAGSR from the coding sequence GTGACACACCGGATCGGGCTGGTCGTCCCCAGCTCCAATGTGACGGTCGAGACCGAGATCCCGGCCCTGCTCGGCCGCCACGCCGAGAGCTTCTCCTTCCACTCCAGCCGGATGCGGATGCACCAGGTGTCGCCGGAGGAGCTCAAGGCGATGAACGCCCAGCGCGAGCGCTGCGTCGACGAGCTGGCCGACGCCCACGTCGACGCCCTGCTCTACGCCTGCCTCGTCGCGCTGATGGCCCAGGGGCCCGGCGAGCACCAACGTGTGGAGAAGGCCGTCCGCGTCCAGCTCCCGGACACCCCGATCCTCTCCAGCGCCGGCGCCCTGGTCGACGGGCTCAATGCGCTCGGCGCCCGCCGGATCGGGCTGGTCACGCCCTACATGCGACCCCTCGCAGAGCAGGTCGTGGCTTACCTGGAGGCCGAGGGGTTCACCGTCGTCGACTGGGCAGCGCTCGAGGTCGGGGACAACACCGAGGTCGGGTGCATCCCCGGGGACCGGGTCATGGAGGCCGCCCGGGGCCTCGACCTGACCGGCGCGGACGCCCTGGTCATCTCCGCCTGCGTGCAGATGCCCTCGCTCAACCTCGTCGCCCCGGCCGAGGAGGAGTTCGGGCTGCCGGTGCTCTCTGCCGCCACGGCGGGGGCGTACGCGCTGCTCACCGGCCTCGGCCTCGACCCGGTGCTGCCCGGCGCGGGACGGCTGCTCGCGGGGAGCCGGTGA
- a CDS encoding TetR/AcrR family transcriptional regulator, translating into MSGNGTGRKRGGASTARRELVENELYEHATRLFAERGFAGTSLQDIADALGITRPALYYYVKSKDELLAKLVTEVTSGPLDELTALVARGLGPIATLRGIVEVLVRRRATQPERFRLLIRSEAELPAELTAAYDEGRRAVLKTIAGVIDDGVRAGVFRPVDARVAALGVLGMCNWVAWWFHPGGRYSAEGVIEQLADMAVAALQRPEHQVPGGEGPAAAIKLLRQDLDHLERTLDL; encoded by the coding sequence ATGAGCGGCAACGGGACCGGGCGCAAGCGCGGCGGGGCGAGCACGGCCCGCCGGGAGCTGGTGGAGAACGAACTCTACGAGCACGCGACACGGCTGTTCGCCGAGCGTGGCTTCGCCGGCACCAGCCTGCAGGACATCGCCGACGCCCTGGGCATCACCCGGCCTGCCCTCTACTACTACGTCAAGAGCAAGGACGAGCTGCTGGCCAAGCTGGTCACCGAGGTAACCAGCGGGCCGCTCGACGAGCTCACCGCGCTGGTGGCGCGCGGGCTCGGCCCCATCGCGACGCTGCGCGGGATCGTCGAGGTTCTCGTGCGCCGTCGGGCCACCCAGCCCGAGCGGTTCCGGCTGCTCATCCGCTCCGAGGCCGAGCTGCCCGCGGAGCTGACGGCGGCCTATGACGAGGGCCGCCGCGCGGTACTGAAGACCATCGCCGGCGTGATCGACGACGGCGTGCGCGCCGGCGTGTTCCGGCCGGTCGACGCCCGGGTCGCGGCCCTCGGCGTGCTCGGCATGTGCAACTGGGTGGCCTGGTGGTTCCACCCGGGTGGCCGCTACAGCGCCGAAGGCGTGATTGAGCAGCTCGCCGACATGGCCGTCGCCGCCCTGCAGCGCCCCGAGCACCAGGTTCCCGGCGGTGAGGGCCCCGCCGCGGCGATCAAGCTCCTGCGGCAGGACCTCGACCACCTCGAGCGCACCCTCGACCTCTGA
- a CDS encoding VOC family protein produces MTELDHRVRGVDHVAFPTFDPAATVRFYRDVLGFPVVHSICAAGWGPEDHPDFIHFFFDIGNDDRIAFFYYFGTDTSLGGPEGAKGDVYGRFGADVPEYFVRSRHLAIHVENEEDLLEYRRRLDASDWPVEMQIQHETIESIYTHDPNGYFFEITRAMRPVTSQEDLDANLTIDALLDVVAQPEPSFGKLLARKAELIVERLGGRQPAEQAGWVSTADWEPAR; encoded by the coding sequence ATGACAGAGCTGGACCACCGGGTACGGGGGGTCGACCACGTCGCGTTCCCCACCTTCGACCCCGCGGCCACGGTGCGCTTCTACCGGGACGTCCTCGGCTTCCCGGTGGTGCACTCGATCTGCGCCGCGGGCTGGGGGCCGGAGGACCACCCGGACTTCATCCACTTCTTCTTCGACATCGGCAACGACGACCGGATCGCCTTCTTTTACTACTTCGGCACCGACACCTCGCTCGGCGGACCCGAAGGGGCGAAGGGGGACGTCTACGGCCGCTTCGGCGCCGACGTGCCCGAGTACTTCGTCCGGTCCCGGCACCTCGCCATCCACGTGGAGAACGAGGAGGACCTGCTGGAGTACCGCCGCCGGCTCGACGCCAGCGACTGGCCGGTGGAGATGCAGATCCAGCACGAGACGATCGAGTCGATCTACACCCACGACCCGAACGGCTACTTCTTCGAGATCACCCGCGCGATGCGGCCGGTCACGTCGCAGGAGGACCTCGACGCGAACCTCACGATCGACGCCCTGCTGGACGTCGTCGCGCAGCCGGAGCCGAGCTTCGGGAAGTTGTTGGCGCGCAAGGCCGAGCTGATCGTCGAGCGGCTCGGGGGACGGCAGCCTGCGGAGCAGGCGGGGTGGGTAAGTACAGCGGACTGGGAGCCGGCCCGGTGA
- a CDS encoding alpha/beta hydrolase has protein sequence MTGRLGAGRYLAAEERPTSTVTSVHELTTSDGATVRGVLATVPGARTVVCLMHPRQDVTHHPLVPLLLQSGVAVWTQHTRSVNNDLTLVHEQALLDVAAGQVFLRDTGFEHVVVLGHSGGGTLFAYYLEQAALAPGARIATTPGGRLTKLADAAMPLADGAIFLAPHPGQGKLLLACIDPSVADETDPLAVVPEMDPWNPANGFAEPPQSSSYTPEFLARYRAAQRDRVARIDAVARQALARTAEARAAFKESGAAADRRRSLAPTIMTIFRTDADPRNVDLSLDPSERPYGSLFGKRPDLIDYGQVGFGRLTTPEAWLSTWSGLSSKADFVRCAPGVTAPTLFVELTGDQAAFPADSRRMITALGAGDLTVATVRGLHFGGAIAEGEPTGNQLAAEEIRGWLDKRFPLAPPI, from the coding sequence ATGACCGGGCGCTTGGGGGCGGGCCGCTACCTCGCGGCGGAGGAGCGGCCCACCTCGACGGTCACGTCCGTCCACGAGCTGACCACGTCGGACGGGGCGACCGTCCGCGGTGTGCTGGCCACCGTGCCCGGCGCGCGGACCGTGGTGTGCCTGATGCACCCGCGCCAGGACGTCACGCACCATCCGCTCGTCCCGCTGCTGCTGCAGTCCGGGGTCGCGGTGTGGACCCAACACACCCGGTCGGTGAACAACGACCTGACCCTGGTCCACGAGCAGGCCCTGCTCGACGTCGCCGCCGGGCAGGTCTTCCTGCGCGACACCGGCTTCGAGCACGTGGTCGTGCTCGGGCACTCCGGTGGCGGCACCCTGTTCGCCTACTACCTCGAGCAGGCGGCGCTCGCCCCCGGGGCCCGGATCGCCACTACCCCCGGCGGTCGGCTGACGAAGTTGGCCGACGCCGCCATGCCCTTGGCCGACGGCGCGATCTTCCTCGCCCCGCACCCCGGCCAGGGCAAGCTGCTGCTGGCTTGCATCGATCCCTCGGTCGCCGACGAGACGGACCCCCTGGCGGTCGTGCCCGAGATGGACCCGTGGAACCCGGCGAACGGGTTCGCGGAGCCGCCGCAGAGCTCCTCGTACACACCGGAGTTCCTGGCGCGCTACCGTGCCGCGCAGCGCGACCGGGTCGCCCGGATCGACGCGGTCGCGCGGCAGGCGCTGGCGCGCACCGCCGAGGCCCGCGCGGCGTTCAAGGAGTCCGGTGCGGCCGCCGACCGACGACGGTCGCTGGCGCCGACGATCATGACGATCTTCCGCACGGACGCCGACCCGCGGAACGTCGATCTCTCGCTCGACCCGAGCGAGCGGCCGTACGGCTCCCTGTTCGGCAAGCGCCCAGACCTGATCGACTACGGTCAGGTCGGGTTCGGGCGGCTCACCACCCCCGAGGCGTGGCTCTCCACCTGGTCCGGGCTCAGCTCGAAGGCGGACTTCGTCCGCTGCGCCCCCGGCGTCACCGCGCCGACGCTGTTCGTCGAGCTGACCGGCGACCAGGCTGCGTTCCCCGCCGACAGCCGCCGCATGATTACCGCCCTCGGGGCCGGCGACCTCACCGTCGCCACCGTCCGCGGCCTGCACTTCGGCGGCGCCATCGCCGAGGGCGAGCCCACGGGTAACCAACTTGCCGCCGAGGAGATCCGCGGCTGGCTGGACAAGCGCTTCCCCCTCGCACCGCCGATCTGA
- a CDS encoding MFS transporter, producing MTLEGYDVLAYGAALPTMLADQDWGLTVAQAGVLGSLTPIGMLVGAVLVGLLTDMLGRRRLILASVAVFSLAMVLCGVAPGVTLFAVGRVLVGIGVGGVLPSIAALVFEYSALQRRNLNTALAFAGVGVGGALAAVVAAAVVPVLGFRAEYLVGGLAALVSRRD from the coding sequence ATGACGCTCGAGGGATACGACGTCCTCGCCTACGGAGCCGCCCTGCCGACCATGCTCGCCGACCAGGACTGGGGCCTGACGGTGGCCCAGGCCGGTGTCCTCGGCAGCCTGACCCCGATCGGGATGCTGGTCGGCGCCGTCCTGGTCGGCCTGCTGACCGACATGCTCGGGCGCCGACGGCTCATCCTCGCCAGCGTCGCGGTCTTCTCCCTGGCGATGGTGCTGTGCGGGGTCGCCCCCGGGGTGACGCTGTTCGCTGTCGGACGAGTCCTGGTCGGGATCGGCGTCGGCGGCGTCCTGCCCTCGATCGCCGCGCTCGTCTTCGAGTACTCGGCGCTGCAGCGGCGCAACCTCAACACCGCGCTCGCTTTTGCCGGGGTCGGCGTCGGCGGGGCACTCGCCGCCGTCGTCGCGGCCGCCGTCGTCCCGGTGCTCGGTTTTCGCGCCGAGTACCTCGTTGGCGGCCTGGCCGCCCTCGTGTCGCGCCGTGACTGA
- a CDS encoding alpha/beta fold hydrolase, which translates to MSETFVLITGAWHGGWAWRPVAEQLRAAGHRVLTPTLPGLHDGDDPTQYHLSDVVDAVVDLVEREDLRDVTLVGHSWGGYPITGAAPRLAGRLRKVVYWSAFVPAAGKSLFDEVPPPYQELFAGQATASGNNSVAMPFEVWQAAFMNDAPEDIQRAIHALMVPQPFQYFTETVEPLDVEALGVPVAYVLSTEDVALPPGEYGWDRFPGRLGVDATAAPGSHEACFTQPAGLAEALLKA; encoded by the coding sequence ATGTCCGAGACCTTCGTGTTGATCACCGGTGCCTGGCACGGTGGCTGGGCCTGGCGGCCGGTCGCCGAGCAACTGCGTGCAGCCGGCCACCGCGTCCTGACCCCGACACTCCCCGGCCTGCACGACGGCGACGACCCGACCCAGTACCACCTTTCCGACGTGGTCGACGCGGTCGTCGACCTGGTGGAGCGTGAGGACCTGCGCGACGTCACACTCGTCGGGCACAGCTGGGGCGGCTACCCGATCACCGGCGCGGCGCCGCGGCTGGCCGGGCGCCTGCGCAAGGTCGTCTACTGGAGCGCATTCGTGCCGGCTGCGGGGAAGTCGCTGTTCGACGAGGTGCCTCCGCCCTACCAGGAGCTTTTCGCCGGGCAGGCCACCGCGTCGGGGAACAACTCGGTGGCAATGCCGTTCGAGGTCTGGCAGGCCGCGTTCATGAACGACGCACCGGAAGACATCCAGCGCGCGATCCACGCGCTGATGGTGCCGCAGCCGTTCCAGTACTTCACCGAGACCGTCGAGCCGCTCGACGTCGAGGCGCTGGGCGTACCCGTCGCTTATGTGTTGAGCACCGAGGACGTCGCGCTGCCTCCCGGCGAGTACGGCTGGGACCGCTTCCCCGGCCGACTCGGGGTCGACGCAACGGCCGCCCCCGGCAGCCACGAGGCCTGCTTCACCCAGCCGGCCGGCCTGGCCGAGGCACTGCTCAAGGCCTGA
- a CDS encoding PaaX family transcriptional regulator — MKARSLVFDLFGDYLRYRGGEVRLRGLVALMERFGVPESTVRVVVTRLRKEGWLASRRDGRETVYSLTDEAWALLDEGRSRIFQRTAGPWDGQWHMVIYSVPETERGLREQLRKKLAWLGFGPLAASVWISPHDRVQQLREAFEGVSAVQLDVFRSRSPNTEADRDMAARAWDLGELDRDYARLLETYEPRLDRYRRGKLSDAEALVERMRLVHDYRHFPFRDPDLPLELLPAGWSGRRAHDVFLEAHGLLREPAERCVDSLIERVAAPAVEAG; from the coding sequence GTGAAGGCGCGCTCGTTGGTCTTCGATCTGTTCGGTGACTACCTGCGGTATAGAGGCGGCGAGGTCCGTCTTCGTGGGCTGGTGGCGCTCATGGAGCGCTTCGGTGTTCCTGAGTCCACCGTGCGGGTGGTGGTCACGCGACTGCGCAAGGAGGGGTGGCTGGCCAGCCGCCGCGACGGGCGCGAGACGGTCTACTCGCTGACCGACGAGGCGTGGGCGCTGCTCGACGAGGGCCGCTCGCGGATCTTCCAGCGGACGGCGGGCCCGTGGGACGGGCAGTGGCACATGGTCATCTACTCGGTTCCGGAGACCGAGCGGGGCCTGCGCGAACAGCTGCGCAAGAAGCTCGCCTGGCTCGGTTTCGGACCGCTCGCCGCGTCGGTATGGATCAGCCCGCACGACCGTGTCCAGCAGCTTCGCGAGGCATTCGAGGGGGTCTCGGCGGTCCAGCTCGACGTGTTCAGGTCCCGCTCGCCGAACACCGAGGCCGACCGCGACATGGCCGCCCGCGCCTGGGACCTCGGCGAACTCGATCGCGACTACGCCCGGCTCCTGGAGACCTACGAGCCCCGGCTCGACCGCTACCGTCGCGGCAAACTATCCGACGCCGAGGCGCTCGTCGAGCGTATGCGCCTGGTCCACGACTACCGCCATTTCCCGTTCCGCGATCCCGACCTCCCGCTGGAGCTGCTTCCCGCAGGCTGGTCCGGGCGGCGGGCTCACGACGTCTTCCTCGAGGCGCACGGCCTGCTCCGCGAGCCGGCCGAACGATGCGTCGACTCGCTGATCGAGCGAGTCGCAGCGCCGGCGGTCGAGGCCGGCTGA
- a CDS encoding MFS transporter: protein MSQATGPAAARSGLIVVALCFLTIVFDGYDLIVYGSAVPSLLAEPGWNMGPAQVGAIGSYALVGMLIGALAAGAITDALGRRRIMLIGITWFSVLMVACSLAPNPGMLGLLRFLAGLGLGGVIPSAIALTVEYALRGRRQLYNALMFAGYSVGGVIAAVLALLLLADHGWRPLLAIGAAPLVIVLPLAWRFLPESVGYLLAKGRDDEARTLADRYGVDLPALREERAAAAGKAGPRALFRRDGITATLLFGAASFCGLLLVYGLNTWLPQIMRQAGYPLGSALTFLLVLNLGAIVGGVAASALADRFGPKPVTVGAFLLATACLLVLSQRVDTGLLFVAVAIAGLGSVGTQILVNGYVAVHYPASIRATALGWALGVGRAGAIVGPLFGGWVLASGIGFEWNFYGFAVPALAGAILIALIPKRRTAGTTTASTSDDPTTSGTTKEETTA from the coding sequence GTGTCACAGGCGACAGGCCCTGCAGCTGCCCGATCCGGGCTCATCGTGGTCGCGCTGTGCTTCCTGACGATCGTCTTCGACGGCTACGACCTGATCGTCTACGGCTCGGCCGTTCCGAGCCTGCTGGCCGAACCCGGCTGGAACATGGGCCCGGCCCAGGTCGGAGCGATCGGCAGCTATGCCCTGGTGGGCATGTTGATCGGCGCGCTGGCTGCGGGAGCGATCACGGACGCCCTCGGCCGCCGCCGGATCATGCTGATCGGTATCACCTGGTTCTCGGTGCTGATGGTCGCCTGTTCACTGGCTCCGAACCCGGGAATGCTGGGGCTGCTGCGGTTCCTTGCCGGGCTCGGTCTCGGTGGAGTGATCCCCTCGGCGATCGCCCTGACCGTCGAGTACGCGCTCCGCGGTCGTCGGCAGCTCTACAACGCGCTCATGTTCGCCGGCTACTCCGTCGGTGGTGTCATCGCCGCGGTCCTGGCACTGCTCCTGCTCGCCGACCACGGCTGGAGGCCGCTGCTGGCCATCGGGGCCGCGCCGCTGGTGATCGTGCTCCCGCTGGCGTGGCGGTTCCTGCCCGAATCGGTCGGCTACCTGCTCGCGAAGGGCCGTGACGACGAGGCCCGGACCCTCGCGGACCGCTACGGCGTCGATCTGCCGGCGTTGCGGGAGGAGCGGGCGGCAGCCGCGGGCAAGGCCGGGCCCCGGGCCCTGTTCCGTCGCGACGGCATCACCGCGACGCTGTTGTTCGGTGCGGCGAGCTTCTGCGGGCTGCTGCTGGTGTACGGCCTGAACACCTGGCTGCCGCAGATCATGCGGCAGGCGGGCTACCCGCTCGGGTCCGCGCTGACCTTCCTGTTGGTGCTGAACCTGGGTGCGATCGTCGGGGGCGTCGCGGCGTCCGCGCTCGCCGACCGCTTCGGGCCCAAGCCGGTGACGGTCGGAGCGTTCCTGCTCGCCACCGCGTGTCTGCTGGTGCTGAGCCAGCGCGTCGACACCGGTCTGTTGTTCGTCGCGGTCGCGATCGCGGGCCTGGGCAGCGTAGGCACCCAGATCCTGGTCAACGGCTACGTCGCCGTGCACTACCCGGCCTCGATCCGGGCGACCGCCCTCGGGTGGGCGCTGGGCGTCGGCCGGGCCGGGGCGATCGTCGGACCGCTGTTCGGAGGCTGGGTGCTGGCCTCGGGCATCGGGTTCGAGTGGAACTTCTACGGGTTCGCCGTGCCGGCGCTGGCGGGGGCCATCCTGATCGCCCTGATCCCCAAGCGACGCACCGCGGGAACCACGACCGCGAGCACATCCGACGACCCGACGACCTCGGGCACGACGAAGGAGGAGACGACCGCATGA